In one Rutidosis leptorrhynchoides isolate AG116_Rl617_1_P2 chromosome 8, CSIRO_AGI_Rlap_v1, whole genome shotgun sequence genomic region, the following are encoded:
- the LOC139862579 gene encoding probable inactive ATP-dependent zinc metalloprotease FTSHI 3, chloroplastic — MAMANLLFKPFPSINAPRYTKQSSSSRSETPLVPTPSTSAPLFRRRQLFMHAEQKVFGGNMNGTDFGGFNSLSTFWDDIAQSNEKFQCQWAKESNFAETEDGTQSAKTKSHKSKKRSASKLRTKIYTVIVGASFCIVLAIVSFALPKQVGLRHTVVPYSDFVCGIRDGSVIRVQFVENSRVIYYNTKPGLLSKSVAPKWKYHTRNVADDKYQLIKMLKEQGITYGSDPELLSASVKNLLYIAVQTAPYWIMVLISCYQLSMQLNLGKMKKRKPSKQQSVTFDDVEGVDSAKSELLEIVLCINEDSKYMKLGAKLPRGVLLAGPPGTGKTLLARAVAGEAGVSFFSVSGSELVEVFVGTGAARVRDIFREARKNSPSIIFIDEIDAVGGQRGRTLNCERDQTLNQLLTEMDGFEKDASVVVIAATNRPESLDSALMRPGRFSRKVLVGEPDEDGRRKIFSLYMRNVPMQEDKEAICDLVATRTSGLVGADLANIANESALLAGRRGGEFVTSDDVLQAVARANTKIYDDDNDTETKPPFSFGAMAQGGEQFGGGAMGFGFN, encoded by the exons ATGGCGATGGCTAACCTTTTATTCAAACCCTTTCCGTCGATCAACGCGCCACGGTATACAAAACAGTCATCATCTTCACGATCTGAAACGCCTCTCGTTCCTACTCCGTCAACCTCAGCTCCCCTGTTTCGTCGCCGTCAACTTTTTATGCATGCC GAACAAAAGGTTTTTGGTGGCAACATGAATGGGACTGATTTTGGTGGTTTTAATTCATTGTCAACATTTTGGGATGATATCGCCCAATCgaatgaaaag TTTCAATGTCAGTGGGCGAAAGAGAGCAATTTTGCAGAGACTGAAGATG GCACGCAATCAGCAAAAACAAAGAGTCATAAAAGTAAGAAGCGGTCTGCAAGTAAATTAAGAACAAAGATATACACAGTTATAGTTGGAGCATCTTTTTGCATAGTTTTAGCGATTGTCTCATTTGCTCTTCCGAAACAAGTAGGACTACGTCATACAGTCGTCCCATATTCGGATTTCGTTTGCGGCATTCGTGATGGTAGCGTGATACGGGTTCAATTTGTGGAGAACTCACGTGTAATCTACTATAACACCAAACCAGGATTATTATCCAAGTCAGTTGCACCTAAGTGGAAATATCACACTAGAAACGTTGCAGACGATAAGTATCAGCTTATTAAGATGCTTAAGGAACAGGGGATCACATACGGTTCTGACCCTGAACTTTTGTCTGCATCTGTTAAGAACTTGTTATATATAGCTGTGCAAACAGCTCCTTACTGGATCATGGTATTGATATCATGTTATCAGTTAAGTATGCAATTAAATCTTGGTAAAATGAAAAAAAGAAAACCGAGCAAGCAACAATCTGTAACATTCGATGATGTGGAGGGTGTAGATTCTGCAAAATCTGAACTTCTCGAG ATTGTATTGTGCATTAATGAAGATAGTAAATACATGAAACTTGGGGCGAAATTGCCTAGGGGGGTTTTGCTTGCGGGTCCACCCGGGACAGGAAAAACACTGTTGGCGCGTGCTGTGGCCGGTGAAGCTGGCGTGTCGTTTTTTTCCGTGTCGGGTAGTGAATTGGTAGAAGTTTTTGTTGGTACTGGAGCTGCTCGCGTTAGAGATATTTTCCGGGAGGCGAGAAAAAATTCACCGtctattattttcattgatgagatAGATGCAGTCGGTGGGCAACGTGGAAGAACTTTAAATTGTGAGCGTGACCAAACTCTAAACCAG CTTCTGACTGAGATGGATGGATTCGAGAAGGACGCAAGTGTGGTGGTTATAGCTGCTACTAACAGGCCGGAGTCATTGGATTCGGCTTTAATGAGACCAGGTCGATTTTCTAGGAAAGTACTTGTGGGGGAACCGGATGAAGATGGTAGGCGAAAGATCTTTTCTTTATATATGAGAAATGTTCCGATGCAAGAAGACAAAGAAGCCATTTGCGATCTTGTTGCTACTCGTACCTCAGGACTAGTTGGGGCTGATCTTGCAAATATAGCTAATGAATCTGCACTCCTTGCTGGCCGGAGAG GTGGTGAATTTGTGACAAGTGATGACGTTCTTCAAGCTGTTGCAAGAGCTAATACAAagatttatgatgatgataatgataccgAAACTAAACCACCATTTTCATTTGGAGCAATGGCCCAAGGAGGTGAACAGTTTGGTGGTGGAGCCATGGGATTTGGATTCAACTGA
- the LOC139862672 gene encoding ubiquitin-conjugating enzyme E2 22-like, producing the protein MAMNENLPPNVIKQLARELKNLDETPPEGIKVGVNDDDFSTIFADIDGPAGTPYENGVFRMKLNLSRDFPHSPPKGYFLTKIFHPNIASNGEICVNTLKRDWNPSLGLRHVLVVVRCLLIEPFPESALNEQAGKMLLENYEEYARHARLYTGIHALKPKPKFKTESAGTPNVDQSNPSVCIIDPKTVVSGTIPLAPSLNTMKGASGQDPPTTTLNALVEIGVGSGSNAAAQHAMANHKKGSGLAKAQADKKKIDARKKSLKRL; encoded by the exons ATG GCTATGAATGAGAATCTTCCTCCAAATGTGATTAAACAACTTGCTAGAGAATTGAAGAATCTTGATGAAACACCTCCAGAGGGAATCAAAGTAGGAGTAAACGATGATGATTTTTCAACAATATTTGCTGATATAGACGGCCCAG CTGGCACTCCATATGAAAACGGTGTTTTCCGCATGAAGTTAAATCTATCACGCGATTTCCCACATTCACCCCCAAAAG GTTATTTTCTGACGAAGATTTTTCATCCCAACATTGCATCAAACGGTGAGATATGTGTAAACACATTGAAAAGGGATTGGAACCCTAGTCTTGGCTTACGTCACGTTCTAGTT GTAGTCAGATGTTTGCTGATCGAGCCATTCCCAGAATCCGCACTCAATGAGCAGGCCGGCAAAATGCTGCTCGAAAACTACGAAGAGTACGCTAGGCATGCCAG GCTGTACACTGGAATTCATGCTCTGAAACCGAAACCAAAGTTTAAAACTGAATCAGCTGGTACGCCAAATGTTGACCAGTCAAACCCGTCGGTTTGTATCATTGACCCAAAAACTGTAGTCTCTGGAACCATACCGTTAGCCCCTTCGTTGAACACCATGAAAGGGGCAAGTGGTCAggacccaccaaccaccaccctgAACGCACTGGTCGAGATTGGAGTCGGTAGTGGTTCCAATGCTGCTGCACAACATgcaatggctaaccataaaaaggGAAGTGGGTTGGCTAAAGCTCAAGCTGATAAAAAGAAGATTGATGCTAGAAAGAAAAGTCTGAAAAGATTGTAG